Proteins from a single region of Synchiropus splendidus isolate RoL2022-P1 chromosome 3, RoL_Sspl_1.0, whole genome shotgun sequence:
- the LOC128755519 gene encoding eukaryotic initiation factor 4A-I-like yields the protein MSAEFDNRDDAQDTMEPDGIIESNCTTIVDSFDDMNLCETLLRGIYAYGFEKPSAIQQRAILPCIMGRDVIAQAQSGTGKTATFAISILQQIDVDFKGTQALVLAPTRELAQQIQKVVVALGDYMGASCYACIGGTNIRTELQRLQSEVYHIVVGTPGRVFDMLGRKSLNPKSIKMFVLDEADEMLSRGFKDQIYEIFQKLPSSIQVVLLSATMPTDVLEVTTKFMRDPIRILVKKEELTLEGIRQFYIYVEKEEWKLETLCDLYETLTITQAVIFINTRRKVDWLTEKMQARDFTVSALHGDMDQKEREVIMKEFRSGSSRVLITTDLLARGIDVQQVSLVINYDLPTNRENYIHRIGRGGRFGRKGVAINLVTEDDKRTLRDIETFYNTSIEEMPMNVADLF from the exons ATGTCGGCTGAATTTGACAACAG AGATGATGCCCAGGACACTATGGAGCCTGATGGCATCATTGAA AGTAACTGCACCACCATCGTGGACAGTTTTGATGACATGAACCTGTGCGAGACTCTCCTCAGAGGAATCTATGCCTATGGTTTTGAGAAGCCTTCTGCCATCCAGCAGAGAGCCATCCTCCCTTGCATCATGG GCCGTGATGTCATTGCTCAGGCTCAGTCTGGTACCGGAAAGACGGCCACCTTTGCCATCTCCATCCTCCAACAGATAGATGTGGATTTCAAAGGCACTCAGGCGCTAGTCCTGGCCCCCACCAGGGAGCTGGCTCAGCAG ATCCAGAAAGTTGTGGTGGCTCTGGGAGACTACATGGGTGCCTCGTGCTACGCCTGCATCGGCGGGACAAATATCCGCACGGAACTCCAGAGGCTGCAGTCAGAAGTCTACCACATTGTGGTGGGAACCCCCGGAAGAGTCTTCGACATGTTGGGTCGTAAATCCCTCA ATCCCAAGTCCATCAAAATGTTTGTGCTGGATGAAGCTGATGAGATGTTGAGTCGGGGCTTCAAGGACCAGATCTATGAGATCTTCCAAAAACTGCCCAGTAGCATACAG gTGGTCCTACTGTCTGCCACCATGCCGACAGACGTGTTGGAGGTGACCACCAAGTTCATGCGCGATCCTATCCGAATCCTTGTCAAGAAAGAGGAGCTGACCCTGGAAGGTATCCGTCAGTTCTACATCTACGTGGAGAAGGAG GAGTGGAAGCTGGAAACTCTCTGCGATTTGTATGAAACGCTGACCATCACTCAAGCCGTCATCTTCATCAACACGAGGAGGAAAGTTGACTGGCTCACCGAGAAGATGCAGGCCAGGGACTTCACCGTCTCTGCTTTG CATGGAGACATGGACCAGAAGGAGAGGGAGGTGATCATGAAAGAGTTCCGCTCTGGATCTAGTCGGGTCCTCATCACCACTGACCTCTTG GCCAGAGGCATTGATGTGCAGCAGGTGTCCCTCGTCATCAACTATGACCTGCCGACCAACAGGGAAAACTACATCCACAG GATTGGTCGAGGCGGTCGTTTCGGCAGGAAGGGTGTCGCCATCAACTTGGTGACAGAAGATGACAAGCGAACTCTTCGGGACATTGAGACGTTCTACAACACCTCCATTGAGGAGATGCCCATGAACGTAGCTGACCTGTTCTAG